A genomic region of Alligator mississippiensis isolate rAllMis1 chromosome 4, rAllMis1, whole genome shotgun sequence contains the following coding sequences:
- the LOC106736949 gene encoding solute carrier organic anion transporter family member 1A2 — protein sequence MKDSKKPSASEKCFCISKLKVFLLALSFAYVAKTMSGAYMNSMNTQIEKQFNIPASLVGIISGSFEVGNLLLIAFVSYFGAKLHRPRIIALGCTVMAFGCLLISLPHFLMGRYQVETSISSAENSSSPMPLCLASNGQSSMPMEKASAECEKEPGSLMWVFVLVGNIIRGMGETPIMPLGISYVEDFAKAENSPLYIGCLHTATVIGPLLGFMLGSFCAQLYVDLGLTDLEEVTLTLTDARWVGAWWLGVLICGSVNLLAGMPFWFLPKTLFKEGEESDTEVPHRINETLVQGNGKNQVKQNMYEIAKDFLPFLRALFHNPVYMLFVCITVLQFNAFDGMISFMPKYLEQQFGKSASDAIFLIGIYNLPIICIGYFLGGLLMKKFKTNTIQAAKIAFWISLLEYLIYFAAYFMVCETSPVAGLTVSYEGLEQVSYVETTLLADCNSDCDCTLKVWDPVCGDNGITYVSPCLAGCKGSNGTGKHMVFENCACVAASAFSSRNISAVLGQCDREENCDKMLQYFLILSLVCCFIYSLGATPGYMVLIRSLKPEEKSFGVGIHALAARVLAGIPSPVYFGALIDTTCLKWGTKTCGGEGACRMYDIVTYRWFYLGLPAILRGVSYIPCVLILLILKKQLKSSENILLSDTPMEMQVKEEEMSEQRHS from the exons ATGAAAGACTCTAAGAAGCCATCTGCAAGTGAGAAATGCTTCTGTATATCCAAGCTTAAG GTATTTCTGTTGGCATTATCATTTGCCTACGTTGCCAAAACCATGTCTGGTGCCTATATGAACAGCATGAATACGCAGATAGAGAAACAATTTAATATTCCAGCCTCTCTGGTGGGGATCATTAGTGGCAGCTTTGAAGTTG GAAACTTGTTGCTGATAGCTTTTGTGAGTTATTTCGGAGCAAAACTTCACAGACCGAGAATAATTGCTTTGGGATGCACAGTCATGGCCTTTGGATGCCTTTTGATATCACTGCCTCATTTCCTAATGGGACG TTATCAGGTTGAAACCAGCATTTCATCAGCTGAGAATTCTTCTTCACCCATGCCTCTCTGCCTTGCAAGTAATGGCCAGTCTTCTATGCCTATGGAGAAAGCATCAGCAG AGTGTGAAAAGGAGCCTGGGTCCTTGATGTGGGTGTTTGTGCTGGTAGGAAACATTATACGAGGAATGGGTGAAACTCCCATCATGCCATTGGGCATTTCATATGTGGAAGATTTCGCCAAAGCTGAAAATTCACCTTTATACATTG GCTGCCTGCATACAGCCACAGTGATAGGCCCTCTGCTTGGTTTCATGTTGGGATCATTCTGTGCACAGCTGTACGTTGATCTGGGATTAACAGATCTAG AGGAGGTGACTTTAACCCTAACTGACGCACGTTGGGTTGGGGCATGGTGGCTGGGCGTTTTGATTTGTGGATCAGTGAATCTCCTGGCTGGCATGCCTTTTTGGTTTCTGCCTAAGACTCTTTTTaaggaaggagaagaaagtgatacTGAGGTACCACATAGAATAAACGAAACACTGGTGCAGGGAAATGGTAAAAACCAAGTCAAACAGAACATGTATGAAATCGCTAAAG ATTTCCTGCCATTCCTTCGGGCTTTGTTTCACAACCCTGTGTATATGCTGTTTGTATGCATTACTGTTTTACAGTTCAATGCCTTTGATGGCATGATATCCTTTATGCCAAAATATTTGGAACAGCAGTTTGGGAAATCTGCATCAGATGCCATCTTTTTAATAG GTATTTACAATTTACCAATTATATGCATTGGATATTTTCTTGGAGGCTTGCTGATGAAGAAATTTAAGACAAATACTATTCAAGCTGCCAAAATAGCCTTTTGGATCTCTTTACTTGAATACCTTATCTACTTTGCTGCTTACTTCATGGTCTGTGAAACTTCTCCAGTTGCTGGTCTAACAGTCTCCTATGAAGG ACTAGAACAAGTTTCATATGTGGAAACAACTCTACTTGCTGACTGCAATAGTGATTGTGATTGTACACTAAAAGTGTGGGATCCTGTTTGTGGGGACAATGGAATAACTTATGTTTCGCCTTGTCTTGCTGGATGTAAAGGATCAAATGGAACTGGAAAACACATG gtatttgaaaactgtgcCTGTGTTGCAGCATCAGCATTTTCATCTAGAAATATCTCTGCAGTTCTGGGCCAATGTGATAGAGAAGAAAACTGTGACAAGATGCTTcagtattttttaatattatcatTAGTCTGCTGTTTCATTTATTCCTTAGGAGCCACACCAGGATACATGGTCTTAATAAG GTCTCTAAAGCCTGAAGAAAAGTCATTTGGTGTGGGCATCCATGCATTAGCTGCAAGAGTATTAG ctGGGATACCATCTCCTGTTTATTTTGGAGCTTTGATAGATACTACATGTTTGAAATGGGGAACCAAAACATGTGGTGGAGAAGGAGCTTGTAGGATGTATGACATTGTCACATACAG